ACTTATGGGGTGAAGGGAGCTGCAGTGGCAACAGTAGTGAGTCAAGTTTTTGCAGTGTTTTTAGCAACAACGAAGATAAGGGAGGAATTTAGGTAGTCCCCTGTCAGACGTGCTTTCTTAGCTTTGAACTCAAGATATTTCTTGTATGAGACTTTTTTTAGGATCGAGCTGTACACCCTGTCTGGAGAGAGGAGAGAGACAATGATATATCTAAGAAGTTTTTTAGAAAAGGATAAATCATTCTTTCTATCTCCAATTCTCGCTCCTAAGTTCAATTTCTCTAACATTTGTATGAGAGTGGGATTCTGAGTATATAAACCAAAGATATTTAAAACAGAAAATCCTGCCAATTCCAATTCTCTTATAAACTCTTGAGGGAACACTTCGTTTATATGATCTGCTGTATATGCATCAATGTCATAAATGCGCTTATTTGGAGTTGAGATAAATAACAATCCTTCTGACTTCAAAAGGAACTTTATATGTTTGAGAAGCTTCTTTGCACTTTGAGAAGGTATGTGTTCATAAACCTCAAAACATGTTATAATATCAAAAAGCCCATGTTCTAAGTAAATGCTTTTTACAGTATCCTCATCTATAATATCCCCAACGACACATGTAGCATTATTCAAGTTCGATAGCATGGTATTTGAGACAGATACACTGTACTCATCTATGTCTATTCCAATAAATTTACATTCAGGACATAGCTTTTTCATGATATAGATACCATACCCCTTCGAACATCCAATATCGAGCACCTTTAGAGGCTTTTGGTTCTTTTTATTCTTTTCAGTGGATATAAGGATAGCGGACAGATAAAAGTGGACACTAGGTATTATGTGCTCGATATTTGAAATTCCCAAATTGTGGAGTTCGTCAATTATCTTTTCTATCATCATATCTACACTTTTCATGAGAAGTTACCCCCCATTCCTTATAAAGCTCTACTAGTTTCTTGAATTCTCTACTCCAGTTGTATTTATTACTAATTAGATACGCTCTCCGTCCAAATTTAACTATTAATTTTGGATTCTCAATAAGGACTGTTAAAGCTCTTTTGATCTCCCCAACATTGCAGTCAACAACTAAACCGATACGATACTCCTCAACAAAATTTCCACTTGCCGTTTCTCTTCCCGCCAAGGATGCTCTCCCAGCAGATATCGCCTCGAACAGCTTGTTAGGCATCCCAATTTTATATAAGGGGTTAGAATCTTTAAACACAAAATATACCACGCTTGAATTGACGGTCATAGGGATGACATCTGATTTTGAAACATAACCCACATATTTAACACCACATTCGGCAGAGGATTCAAATAGTCTTAAGTATTTTTTATGTTTAGGGCCAGCAACAAGTAACAGCACGGGCAGATTAATTTCGCAGATAGTATCAACGAGCTCTTTTATGCATCTATCTTCATCAAATCCGCCAATATACACGACCGTAAGAGGGTTTGTGTTCGGCTTTTTCCAAGAAGGTACTTTTGACTTCGCATTCTGGATTATTTTAACTTTCCCAAAGTATCGCAGGAAATAATTCTTGTACCCTCTTCCGACTGTTACAAGTGCATCTATATGCTTTAACATTGCTCTTTCTCTCCATATTACTTCCCAAACCCACTCAGGAAGCCTATTAGTGAATATCATATAATTCCAGACTTCGTGTGAATCATATACTAAAAAGATATTCCTAATTCTCTGTTTTAACATGACCCCCACTGGTAAATCTGGCCAGTCGTGGACATGCACTATCTTAAATTTCCAGTGTTTGTACAGTTCTAACGCTTTCTTATACGCTAGAACTTGCCAAACTGGGACTTTTAGTATCTCAAAATGGAGTAACTTACCAATAATCTTTGGAATTTGTACTCTAAGAACTTCAACACTATTAATAACCTCGTGTAAGGGATATTCTCCTTTTCGATCCCATGCTATAACTTTGACTTCATATCCGTGCTTGATTAAACTCTCT
The DNA window shown above is from Thermococcus alcaliphilus and carries:
- a CDS encoding glycosyltransferase; its protein translation is MRILMILNNHYSNDPRVTAEAESLIKHGYEVKVIAWDRKGEYPLHEVINSVEVLRVQIPKIIGKLLHFEILKVPVWQVLAYKKALELYKHWKFKIVHVHDWPDLPVGVMLKQRIRNIFLVYDSHEVWNYMIFTNRLPEWVWEVIWRERAMLKHIDALVTVGRGYKNYFLRYFGKVKIIQNAKSKVPSWKKPNTNPLTVVYIGGFDEDRCIKELVDTICEINLPVLLLVAGPKHKKYLRLFESSAECGVKYVGYVSKSDVIPMTVNSSVVYFVFKDSNPLYKIGMPNKLFEAISAGRASLAGRETASGNFVEEYRIGLVVDCNVGEIKRALTVLIENPKLIVKFGRRAYLISNKYNWSREFKKLVELYKEWGVTSHEKCRYDDRKDN
- a CDS encoding class I SAM-dependent methyltransferase; amino-acid sequence: MKSVDMMIEKIIDELHNLGISNIEHIIPSVHFYLSAILISTEKNKKNQKPLKVLDIGCSKGYGIYIMKKLCPECKFIGIDIDEYSVSVSNTMLSNLNNATCVVGDIIDEDTVKSIYLEHGLFDIITCFEVYEHIPSQSAKKLLKHIKFLLKSEGLLFISTPNKRIYDIDAYTADHINEVFPQEFIRELELAGFSVLNIFGLYTQNPTLIQMLEKLNLGARIGDRKNDLSFSKKLLRYIIVSLLSPDRVYSSILKKVSYKKYLEFKAKKARLTGDYLNSSLIFVVAKNTAKT